A window of the Polaribacter batillariae genome harbors these coding sequences:
- a CDS encoding cytochrome c3 family protein, protein MKTRKKIQILEFLFLMILASSCGHKEEKYHSVTDRIKAEGKNYHGTSISSEAFLGNGKFIEITEGEHTFLIPERKGKIKLYACTECHTKPLKELQGKVIKKAHWNIELNHANSNTMNCATCHNSEDMNSLKSITGTKIDFNKSYQLCNQCHTKQFEDWKGGAHGKRIGGWAPPRASMTCVNCHNPHKPHFESRWPSRFNTETEKERK, encoded by the coding sequence ATGAAAACTAGAAAAAAAATACAAATTTTAGAATTTCTATTTTTGATGATTTTGGCATCCTCTTGTGGTCATAAAGAAGAAAAATACCATAGTGTAACAGATAGAATTAAAGCCGAAGGTAAAAATTACCATGGGACTTCTATTTCGTCTGAAGCATTTTTAGGTAATGGAAAATTTATAGAAATTACAGAAGGAGAACATACTTTTTTAATTCCAGAACGAAAAGGAAAGATAAAATTATATGCTTGTACAGAATGCCATACCAAACCCTTAAAAGAATTACAAGGGAAAGTGATTAAAAAAGCACACTGGAATATCGAGTTAAATCACGCAAATTCAAATACAATGAACTGTGCTACGTGCCACAATAGCGAAGATATGAACAGTTTAAAAAGTATTACAGGAACTAAAATAGACTTTAATAAAAGCTACCAATTATGCAACCAATGCCACACCAAACAATTCGAAGATTGGAAAGGTGGCGCACATGGAAAACGAATTGGAGGTTGGGCACCACCAAGAGCATCTATGACTTGTGTAAACTGTCATAACCCACACAAACCACATTTCGAAAGCAGGTGGCCATCACGTTTTAACACAGAAACAGAAAAAGAACGTAAATAA
- a CDS encoding nitrate reductase cytochrome c-type subunit, whose product MRKRLGIISLFIILLIAFIVVWNFSYQTGQEEAYIPIEDNSTIKAIPSEAGAFRRSEYVLDYTNMPVDKNHQRTLNTYYKNRAYHGAPPSIPHPVKEEMVVGENTCLQCHENGGFTEKFKAYAPVTPHPEMVNCRQCHVVEKTNGTFKPFEFRKINAPKVGVNNALVSSPPIMPHQLQMHENCLSCHAGPSAPKEIRVSHPERVNCRQCHVLNNKETTDIGIFIKKLKDEN is encoded by the coding sequence ATGAGAAAGAGATTAGGCATTATATCATTATTTATAATTCTATTGATTGCATTTATTGTGGTTTGGAATTTTAGTTATCAAACAGGTCAAGAAGAAGCATACATTCCTATCGAAGACAATAGCACTATAAAAGCAATTCCATCTGAAGCGGGTGCTTTTAGAAGATCTGAATATGTGTTAGATTATACAAACATGCCTGTAGATAAAAATCATCAAAGAACCTTAAATACCTATTATAAAAACAGAGCGTATCATGGAGCTCCACCAAGCATTCCTCATCCAGTAAAAGAAGAAATGGTGGTTGGAGAAAACACCTGTTTGCAATGTCACGAAAATGGTGGTTTTACAGAAAAATTTAAGGCATATGCACCTGTAACTCCACACCCAGAAATGGTAAATTGTAGGCAATGTCACGTGGTTGAAAAAACAAACGGAACTTTTAAACCTTTCGAATTTAGAAAAATAAATGCGCCCAAAGTGGGGGTAAACAATGCGCTGGTTTCAAGTCCGCCAATAATGCCACACCAATTACAAATGCACGAAAACTGTTTATCTTGTCATGCTGGGCCAAGTGCACCCAAAGAAATTAGAGTTTCGCATCCAGAAAGAGTAAACTGCAGACAATGCCATGTTTTAAATAATAAAGAAACAACAGATATAGGAATTTTTATAAAAAAGTTGAAAGATGAAAACTAG